TTTTATCTGTTTTCTTTCCCTCCTGGACGTTGAGCTGAcgaaagaaatgaaaaacTCTAAAACAAGTCAACTTCTAGAAACTTGAGGCCAACGTGCTTCTTCGCCTCAATTTGCTCCTTGTGATTTGCGGCATCTTCGCGCCTCGCCCCGCTTTCGCCTTTCCCCCATGCGAACTTCCAGCGGGTATCTTTTGCAAGCCTCAAGGGAACTTTGATGAATAAAAACCGCCCGAACTGCGCTTATTAACGACCGAATGTGCCCGTTGGCCAATCATCAGACGGAAGCCCATCTGATAGCGCGCGCGCTGGAAATAGGGCTGGGCCGTAGCCGCGCGTGGGAGGCCGAGTTAAGCTTCAATATCCCACATGGAAGCCGCCGATCTTTTTTTCGAAGCAGTGCGTTTATACATTTGTCATGCTGATTCCATCGTCATCTGGCAGTGAAGCTGGGGGTTCCACTGGAGCTTATCAGATCTTTTGGAATCGCAAAGAGTAAGCACGTATAAGGGGAGGAGGCTATGTGAAATGAACAGCGGCAGTCAAAACCGGTATGATGTTATCTGATTTGCATGTATTCTACATCTGTCTACTGGAATACAGCCACCTTGTCTCGTCCGGCACCAACGGCCTTGATCCGCGATCCAATCTCTAGCGGACTTCCTTCGCTCACAATGAAATGTCCCTTTGTCTGAGCCTCTGGCAGCTTGCCTCCAAGAATCTTGTGCACATTTACGCTGACGAGATCAAGCGCCGACTTCTCGGTCAGTCGGCCGTTACCGTTGTGGTAGGCCGTGCCGGCTTCGAAGCCCAGGTCGCGCACATACCAGTCTTCAGGCAAACCAATGGCGACTGTAACACCTGCATCGAGCAGGTAATCGATGGTCGTGCCATTTGACAGTGGCGCACCGGGAAGTGAGCGACGTTGATCCCAGTTAGTCGGATGGGCTTGAAGCGGGAGCAGGATGACGCCGACCTTTGCGGCTGCAAGCTCTGTCGCAACAAGATGAGACTCTGAACCGCCAAGAATGGCCAACTTAATCTTGGAGCTGGTAAGCTCTTCGACCTCGGATTTGATTCTCAGTGCAGTCGCGATGCCATCGGCATTGTCAATTGTCAGAGCCAACACAGTCTTTCCGGCAATGACCTTTTGCAAGTTGGCCAACTCAGAAAAGGGGTCTTCAGCTGGCTTGTCCTTGGAGGCAGCGGCCAAAAGCTTGCTTCGCAACAGACCAAACAGCTGGGAATAACTGCCAAGGCTGCGAGAGCTAAGGTCAAGAGTGTAATGCACAGCCAAATCTGCGTCGAATATAGCACCCTTTTCAGCAACCGTTCTTGCCGCAGTGAGGAAGCCAGCAGAGGTTCCGTGATGGGATTTGCCGCCCAAGAGTTTCGGTGCTGAAATACCCTTGGTCACGCCGTATTTGGCGGCAacgttgagcttcttgctaTCCAATCGAAGCCCGTCGACGGCACGAGAGAAGGCAACCGGGTTGGGTCCGTTGTCCGTtacatcttctccatcaatATCGTTCAATCCGATGGTGCCAGCGACACCGGTGAATGAGTTGGTAAGATAGCCATTGGTTAGCTCGACATgtaccttggcagccttggcagccgcCTCATATTCGGAGCTGCATGGGCCGATACAGGCAATCTTGCCTCCAGAGACAAACACATCCAGAGGCTTGTCGTTGGACTCCAAAATCTCATCGTCAGACAAGAGGACCTTGGTGATGCCATGGAAAACGACATCTTGAATCTCGGTTGGCTCTTCGATGATATCAGCCAGCGCCACATTAGGCACGACGGGCCCCCCCGTGGATTTCGAGAGTTCAACGGGGTTCTCAAACTGCGCGGTGCCATCAATCCAAACCTGCACGGGGGTAGCTCCGACGCTGAGAGGATCGCTGTCCCAAACGACAATATCGGCATCGAAACCTGGCTTGACTTTTCCTAGTCTCTTTCCGAAACCAAGCAGCTCTGCAGGCGCGCTGGTCACGGCAGAGAGAGCGGCGTGATAGGGCAGACCGTAATGATAGCCCTTGGCGGCCTCAAACAGGACGTGCTGGGCATTGAGGACGGGGTTGTCGCTGACATATACCGTGGTGAGATTGGCGTCGTAGAGATACTTGCCGGCGTGCTCAGACGCTACGAAAGCCTCAGTCTTGTAATACATGTTGTCGGCAAACAGGGCAGATGCGGGTGGCCGGCCTCCCCACGTGCGTTTCAGGATCTACAATCAGTTACCAGGGTCAGACTTTGTCACATCGAAAGTGTATCTGAATTCACGTACCTCAGTAGCTAGATAGGTTTGGTGAGCATGGTGGAAGGCCCGAATAGCGAACTTGAACTCGTTTGAATGATCTaccatggcctcgaggtcGGGAATGGTGTAGCAGTGGGTGTTGATATGGACCTGACCACGAAGAGCTGCGGCAAGGGACTCCCAATGCAACACCTGTGGCAAGTACTCGTCCATGTTCTCaacgccaatggcatcggCCTTGTCACACCAATCATCCTGGCGCTGGATCAGGGCGCGGGCCTCTTCAAAGGCGTGTCGAAAGTTGTAGCTTTCGCCCATACGGCTGGATGGCCGCCTGTCGATGCCTCCGTGCACTCTCTTGGGGTTCTCTCCGCATGCCATTTTCATGTAACGCCAATTGCGGTCCGGGTCAGCCAGCATATCTTGCGCGCTAAATTCTTTTCGACCGTCTTTGGGGCCAACAGCATGCTTGATGGGATAAGCTTCACCGCCCATGCTATTACCGGAACCAGGAAGGATGAGCGAAGTGGTGACGCCGCCGGACTTGATGACTTCAATCTGGGGATCCAAAGGATAGAAGGCATCAATAGATCGTGCCCATGGAGTGATGTCGTCGGAGACTTCATTAGTATCGGCGTAGCCACGCAGGTATGGCAACGAGTCGACGCCAGCATGGCTGTGCATGTCAATGATGCCGGTGGTGAGCTGACGCCCTGCAGCGTCAAAGATTTGAGTGTCTTGTGGGAGAGCTCGTGACGAGATGTGAGATTCAACCCGTTGAATGAGGCCATACTCCAGCAATACGTCGCCCTGGATCCATTCCCAGCCCTTGCCGGCTCTGGCATCGGCCTCACTTGTGCCCTCGACAGGCTCGCCAACCCAGATGGTAGCGTTCTTGATAAGGGTTGGCTTGCCACCCTCGATCCATCTGGCGTTCTTGTCTCGTCCTAGACCGATGGGATCTTGCGGCTTGTGCCTGAGCTTCTGGCAGGTCTGCAGGTCATCGTTGAGCTTGTCTAGCGACAGCAGCGGCCCTTTGGCGTCCTCTCTCCAGATTTGCTTCCATTGGCCAGCCACCAGGAGTGTTAGACAAGTGGCAGCGAACAGTTTCAAGACGCGAGACCGGCGAAATCCAGCGCGGCGAGCGCGGAAATGCGCATCTCCAGACGCTGGCAGTGGCAGCCCCGACGCGCTGTAGGGGGGAAGACGGGCTTTTTCGTCCATGGCTCTCCCAGTCCTTTGAGTCGCGACAGAGGAATGGGGGAtgagaaagacaagagaaaagaagaagaagaaaccagaGAGTTGAAGATCAACTCCTTGCACGGAGTTTGTATGTAATCGCCAGCTTCACCTCTCTATCAATTCCATGTTCTGTTTCATCCAAAGATaagagctccagctccgagATAGGTCAAGTCCGCTGCTACTCGCGGGCTAAGCCGCATTTTGCAGCAATGGGCGCTGGATGGGGCCGACCCGGGCCTATCAGACTCGCAATAGCTCGCCACAGCAGCGCCAAAAGTTCCCGTCTGCAGGGGCCTTGCGGGGTAGCAGGTGCTAAGGCACAGCGCTAATGCCCTGTATCACGGCCAAGGTGGGGCCTGTCCTCGATGCCATCATTTTCGTCATTCATGGCATACATTCCACTCACACCTCTTGAGGCTACACGGAGTATTAGGTACAGTTCCATGGATGTACAAAAGGGAGGCAAGTGTGGTTAGATTGTCGCTTATGTGTACAGTAATGGGATGTTTGATAGTACTCTATGGAGGACATCAAGGTCCACTGTCTAACACTAGACATAGGCATTACTACAGGACGTCTGTGTCAGCTTGGGGCAGCCCCGTCCAATACACCATCAGTGAATGTACATGCACATATATGCATGTGCTTGATGCATGAAATAAGTTTTAGTAGCTGGTAGTTGCATGGCCAAGGGGCATGTACTCCCAGATAGATGGCATTCATTATAGACATATTGTGTATACTCCTTCTATACGGCTGACTCGGTGTAAGTGATCAATTTGTACCTAGGTAAGTTAAGATCATGCACTCATGAACAATCCAATTCAATATCTTCAGCTATCCTACTCATTGTATCAAGAGATGTTAAAGTCTATATATCTTCGTACTCGATTAGTTGTACAGTAATGTTTAAAGCTGTCGCCATAGaaatacatacatgtaccttgctaggtacatgtatgtaagtTTGCAGATTTCCGTAACATAGGTGCAGAGCCCACGTATGACTGACAGGTCAATCATAGAAGAACGGTAATTCTTACTCTTTAATGAGTAATACTCATGCTCATCACTTAGGTCCAGCATTTCGTAAGGATGTAACATACACCCACATATTATGCTGTGGTGGCCCTGCGCTAGCTGGAGATCAATCTCAACTGCTCTTCAATTGAGTTGTGCAATCGCAGATCTGGCAGCCAGATTTGGCATATAGACATCATCTTGAGGCGAAGCAGGAAACATTCCTAAAGTTTTGTAAAGATCAAGTCGTTTTATGGAGTGCGACACATCCGATAGTTTGCCTCTTTCGTTCTTGCTATCACCAGAATCTCCCGGATCTTTCGGTCTCTGCCAAGGCCCAGCGTATCTTTGAGGGACCAGAATCCCGCTTCATGAGATATTTCCGGCGAATGAATGCAAATAATGCGGACACATGTAACAAATTCTTTTGATATCGTATTTGATACGGCAGCAAGACTCAGGAATATGTCAGGCCATTTCGTCGCCCTGTCTTACACCGACAAACCCCGCTTAGCTTCCACTCCGCTTTACAGTGAATACTGGTCTCCAGTCACAAAGTTTGACTTGCTGTCCAATTGGTTAGTGTCTAAGTCGAGCCAAGAAAGATAAGCTGAGTTAAGATTCCAGAACGCCCAGTGGCGGTAGGAATTACGGCTTTAAACTGGTCGTAAAACACCGCCTCCTGGGCGGTATCCACTGGATGCAGTTTATAAAACATACGAGGAGACACAATATGTTTCTGAATCAAGACCACAAGTCTACTTGCCATCTGGCCAGAATCCCATACGAATACTTCCCTGGATCAACTTACATACGCATCAACCAAAGTATCCATCTACCCCCCGAACAGTACCAAGATGTATACCGCAGCACTCTAGAGCCTATTCTTTTGGCTCGACCAggcttgatcttggccatggccggcgTTGTCACTGCAAACACAGATCAACAGAGTCCCACTGTAGTTTCGTTGGTCAACTGGGAGAGTGTGGACGCCCATGTAGCGTTCATCGCGGGTCCGGCGGCAAAACCTTTTTTCGAAGCTTCAATGCCTCTTATGAGTGCAGCGCCTACCGTCGAGCATTACGGAATCAGTGTCCTACAGACGCCTGCCGTTGAGAGCCGGTACACACGTTTGTTGAAAGCTACCAATGATAGCGACAGGAAACTCTTGGCAAGAATTCACGAAAAGCATGTGGCTACTGAGGGAGCAGACATGGCAGCAATTAGCGATTGTGTGGAGGATGCATCTTTAAGAACATTGATACTATTCAGCAACTCTGACAAGTTTGAGGCGGCGGCTGATGTCTCGGTTGGCAGCACAAGCATCAAATCCTTGACGATCGAGTGGTATGCGAGAGGGGTGAGGAGCGAATAGCATGTCCTAAGTTATGGATAGAGCTATCAGCGAATACATTTGGCGTAGATAATTCTACAAAATAATTCCATTCAAATTGCATCCATAGATCTCCATGCAGAAGTCTCTTTGTTGTATTCGATGAACCATACTaatcatcacatcacatcacatcatgtTTACCCGAATATATAACTTTTGTGTTGCATTGCTTTACATCTCTGTCGGATGATATCCGTTTCTACATCTATCAACGAATCCAGGTATCCTCTTATCATAGTACCCATCACAAGCCGCTGCAACGCAGCTCTCAAGTCTACCAAAATAGAACCTTTTCCCCGTAAGACCTGGCCCATAATGGGCATATTTTGCAGAATTCGTCATGATTACCTTTGCAGTTATTGGAATCACCGGCTCTCCAATCATGCACCAACATGTGTCAGTTATAATCTGAACTCCAAATTgttccagctcttcaacaagtCCGGCTTGACTTGCCAGTCCATAGGTTGCTCTTCCGCATGTCACCATGACAGCGACTCCATGATGCTTTCCCCGCCCTTGACACATATTTGCCAGTTTTCTCATTTCGGCGAAAGAGAAATGCGGGTTTCCGAGTGAGATGAGGTCAACAGGTGAATCGTCTTGTGCGCTGTTGAGCGTCTTCCAAACCGATTCGAGCTGCCTCAAATCAAGATATATGGATTCTATGCCGTCTCTTCCACCAGTCGCGTCCTGCAATGTGGCAGCTTCTGGCGTCACACCAACGATATGAAACATTGGAGCACTTGCCATGGTGGCAAACGCCGCCCCGAATGCTTTAAGATCATCTGTTGAGGGATGAAAGAAGTCAAGTCCTACAATAACCGGTATGCGATTCCCAGCAAGTCCGCCAACATAATATCCCAACAACGGATAAAAAGAAtcgtcaacatcatcttcccGAAGAACAGGAAGCTCAACGCAAAGCAAAGCCCGCCTGTTGCTCTCTATGTGTAATCCTCCCTGTGGCGCGCGCCCCGTCAGCGCAATACATATGTCCAAGAAGTCTGGATACTTCATAGTCTTCGCCCCAAGAACGCTATTAGCATATACAACGGCATTAGACTCCGCCCACGCAACTTGATCGCCCTGCTTAGGTGCGCTAGGAAGCAGATAGGGGGCGCAGGTAAAAGTCGGCAGTGCACCCATGTCTGTGTAAGCTGTGGCCAATTTCTCCGCCGCTTCACCAAATGTAGATGCAACGCCCTGAGCGCGCCAACGCCTTTGATCCACGGATATCGAGTTGAGGGTGGTGGGAACCGAGACCTTGCCTCCCCAGTCACGGAGTCTTTCTGCGAAGCTGAGCGATCCCGGTCCCGTGTAAACACAGCCATCTATATGAACTTGTGTGACGTCTATCAGCTTACAGGCTCCTTCCATAGCAGCCATGCGTAAGATGATTCGCATGgcagcttgagctgcttggccATGTAATCCGCTAAGAAATGCATGGTCTTTATCAGACAACTCAATAGCGTAGCCAAGTGTTATATCCAGAGCCTTTGTAGCAACGTGCTCAAAGCTTTGTAATGCACCCTCAAGCTGTACTTTCGCAACTGTGTTTCCATTCACAACCACATAGTTGGCAtccagcagctcttcaaagtcTTGCGTCTCTAAAACAACAACCGGAATAGACTTGTGAAAAATCTCTTCCGCAACTACTACCCCAAGAGTAAGGATGTCTTCCCTTCGCGAGAATATCAGACCCTTTGGCCCTCTGCCACTTAGCAACAGCTCTAGCAACACCCCGCTGCCGGAACAAGAGCCGCGACCACCGGGAATGGCTAGTATGGCATCTTGGAGGTGTTTCCCGCTTagtggatgatgatggtctATGACTTCGCTTGTCAGCGGATCAACACCTCCCCAGAAGCTCAGCTCAAGGTTGCTTGCGACGAGCGGGCCAGAGGCGCTGCCTTGAACGTATGCAGTTCCATGGTACAGCAACTTGTCTTGAGTCATTTCAAGGTGCCTTTTCCTGTCAATTAAGCATGAGGTTTTAATTCGCTCAAGGTCTGTTTTTAAATAGCATTCTTCAAATGATGCGTGCGTCCTCGACGATAGGCAGATGGAACCTATTGTGAGTTAGACAAAAAATACTACAGAAACTCGTCTTTCCCCGGAAAGATAGCCAGAGAAGCAATTGCTTGTGCATAACATAGGTAATGGTTGTCAGATTAGGAATCATTCGCTCAGCATATACATACATTCAAGTCCTCCCATCAGCTGACAACCTCCTTATTTATTGGGGGCCAGCAGGTTTACGCGGAATATCTCAGCTTCCAATCCGACGGTGTTGCAAAATAACAACGTGAATTTGCCGCCCTAAGTTTCGAGTTGGCCGACTCATGTCCATCCCCCTCCCCGTCGGCCCACTTTGCCGTTGTATAGGAACGGAGTGGCCACCAGGTCATCGGCCAACTATTTTAGCTCAATGCTGCCTTCGGAGTTCATTGTCAGGAATTCGCTAACAAAAAGGGAGCTGGGCCCGTAATCAATTTATTAAGCCATCCACGAAAAAGTCGAAACGAGCATAAGAGAAACACAACGCCCCGCCGTTAAGCCCCTTTCGAAAATGCCTTGAACAAAAATATATCATCGCtccgttttctcttttcttccctcgaAGTTTTCTAGAAAAATGACAATCCTAATAAGAAAGGCCACCGAGGAAGAAATCCCCGCCATCGCGCGGCTCGCCGGCCAAGCGTTCCACCCAACAACCGATTGGATCACGCGCCAAGTCTTCCCGCTACACCTCCAGCCGAAGGACATTCCCGATGGAGAAGCATCGCAGCCGTGGCGCCGGCTAAAAAAGACTGTAGGCTACAGTACGCCAAACTGCGCGTTCATCGTGGCAGTCAATACCACTCTGAATAACCAAATCGTTGGCTATGCGATATGGGATCTGCCGGTTGGATCATCCGAGGAATCCCCCGTCATCACCCCTGCAGACCCTGAGCTGCCGGCAGATGTGACTGATTTCAAGGTCTACGCCGAGCTCAAAACGATCCTGGAAGAAGACCACAAGGCCACATTTGGCGACAGAGGGCTAAAAGACGTGTGGCGTTCGTCATCCCCTTCCATTATCactccctcttttctcttctccatatACTCCTgtacaaaaaaaaaacgacatGGGACCTCAACTAACTAACGGGCAACAGATCTCGATATGATTGGGGTTGACCCACACTATCAGCGACAGGGAATTGGTAGGGCTCTTCTGACATGGGGCGTTGAGCAGGCCACAAGAGAGGGCAGAGATTGCTACTTGATGGCAACACCACAAGGACGACCTCTCTACGAGTCTTTTGGCTTTGATATTGTGCGTCCGTTGAACATGTTTGGGGTCATGCATCACTCCATGATACTCCGAACAAATAAAAAGACGTGAGGAACCAATGAATGTTATAGA
This genomic interval from Trichoderma breve strain T069 chromosome 7 map unlocalized scaffold00008, whole genome shotgun sequence contains the following:
- a CDS encoding amidohydrolase family domain-containing protein, translated to MDEKARLPPYSASGLPLPASGDAHFRARRAGFRRSRVLKLFAATCLTLLVAGQWKQIWREDAKGPLLSLDKLNDDLQTCQKLRHKPQDPIGLGRDKNARWIEGGKPTLIKNATIWVGEPVEGTSEADARAGKGWEWIQGDVLLEYGLIQRVESHISSRALPQDTQIFDAAGRQLTTGIIDMHSHAGVDSLPYLRGYADTNEVSDDITPWARSIDAFYPLDPQIEVIKSGGVTTSLILPGSGNSMGGEAYPIKHAVGPKDGRKEFSAQDMLADPDRNWRYMKMACGENPKRVHGGIDRRPSSRMGESYNFRHAFEEARALIQRQDDWCDKADAIGVENMDEYLPQVLHWESLAAALRGQVHINTHCYTIPDLEAMVDHSNEFKFAIRAFHHAHQTYLATEILKRTWGGRPPASALFADNMYYKTEAFVASEHAGKYLYDANLTTVYVSDNPVLNAQHVLFEAAKGYHYGLPYHAALSAVTSAPAELLGFGKRLGKVKPGFDADIVVWDSDPLSVGATPVQVWIDGTAQFENPVELSKSTGGPVVPNVALADIIEEPTEIQDVVFHGITKVLLSDDEILESNDKPLDVFVSGGKIACIGPCSSEYEAAAKAAKVHVELTNGYLTNSFTGVAGTIGLNDIDGEDVTDNGPNPVAFSRAVDGLRLDSKKLNVAAKYGVTKGISAPKLLGGKSHHGTSAGFLTAARTVAEKGAIFDADLAVHYTLDLSSRSLGSYSQLFGLLRSKLLAAASKDKPAEDPFSELANLQKVIAGKTVLALTIDNADGIATALRIKSEVEELTSSKIKLAILGGSESHLVATELAAAKVGVILLPLQAHPTNWDQRRSLPGVTVAIGLPEDWYVRDLGFEAGTAYHNGNGRLTEKSALDLVSVNVHKILGGKLPEAQTKGHFIVSEGSPLEIGSRIKAVGAGRDKVAVFQ
- a CDS encoding acetyltransferase (GNAT) family domain-containing protein — its product is MTILIRKATEEEIPAIARLAGQAFHPTTDWITRQVFPLHLQPKDIPDGEASQPWRRLKKTVGYSTPNCAFIVAVNTTLNNQIVGYAIWDLPVGSSEESPVITPADPELPADVTDFKVYAELKTILEEDHKATFGDRGLKDVWHLDMIGVDPHYQRQGIGRALLTWGVEQATREGRDCYLMATPQGRPLYESFGFDIVRPLNMFGVMHHSMILRTNKKT